The following DNA comes from Alienimonas californiensis.
GGCGGCCGTCGGCGTTGAGGTCGGCGGCGGCGAGGCCCATGCCGGCTTCGCTCTCCCCCGCCCCGCTCGTGGCGACGCCGGCGGCCACGGCAGCCTCCCGAAACTGCGGCGGCCCGCCGCGGCGGTCGTCCGTGCGAATGTAAAGGTGATTAGGCCGCTGATCGTTGGCGACGTAGATTTCGTTGCCGGGGCGGCCGTCGAGATCGGTCGCCAGCACGCCCAGCCCCGGGCCGACGGCGAGGCCGGCGAGGTCGGTCGCCTCCGCGAAGAGGCCGGTCCCGAGGTTGAGCCACAGCCGGTCGGCCGCGGCGGGGAAGCCGTTCGGGCTGCACGCCCGCGGCGGGTCGTCGCCGGTCCGGCAGATCTTCGTATAGACGTCCCGGCCGGTGAGGTAGTTCGCCTCGTAAATATCCGGCAGACCGTCTCCGTTGAGGTCGGCGATCGCGGCGGAGACGGTCCAGTCCGTGCCGTCCGGGTGCGGGGTGAGGCCGGCGGCGGCGGTAACGTCCGTGAAGGTGCCGTCGCCCTCGTTCCGCAGCAGGCGGTTCGTCCCGGCGTTGCAGACGAACAGGTCCGGGAAGCCGTCGCCGTCCAGATCGCCCGCCGCGGCCCCCTGCCCGTAGCCGGTGAGGACCAGCCCGGCGGCGTCCGTCACGTCCTCGAATTGTTCGCCGTCGACGTTGCGGAACAGCCGGCCGCGGCGGTCGGCAGGGGCGGCCGGGTTCGGTTCGCTGCTCGGCGGGACGGCGCCGTCGGTCCACTCGCAGCCTTGGGGGAACAGCAGATCGGGGCGGCCGTCGAGGTCGTAATCGAAAGCCACCACGCCGCCGCCGGTCCATTCAGACATCCGCCGCCCACCGGCGATCCGGCCGTTCGCGTCCGGCGTGCGGGCGTCGAAGCGGGTGAAGTGCAGGCCGACTTCCTCCGTGACGTCCGAAAACGCCGGCGGGCCGGTCGGTGCCGGCGGGGCCGTCGGCGGGGGCGGGGAGAACGGCGGGGGAGGCTCGGGGGCCCGCTCGCCGCAGCCGAGCGGGCACAGGGCGATCAGCAGAACCGTGACGAACGACGGCCGGGATCGGGGGGCGGGCACCGCGTCATCTTGTCGATCGCGGCCGGGTTGGACACCCCGGCCCGTCGCCGGCACCGTGCGGCGGTGACCGCCCCCGCCCGCCGCCGTTCGTTCGTTCTCCTCGCCGGGTTGCTGCTGGCGGCCCTCGCCGTGGGGTTGGCGGTCTGGCTCTGGATGAGGCCGAGCGTCCCGGAGCCCGCGGAGGCCGCCCGGCTGGTGCGGGTTCACAATGAAGCCGTCGCCGCATTGGAGGCCGGCGACCCGGCCGCGGCGGATCCGCTGCTGGCGGAATTAATCGAAGAACGCATCCCTGCCGCGATGGGCTTGAACGTGGCGGCGATCCGCAACCGGGCGGTGGGCGCCGTGCTGGCGATCGACGCGGAATCCGGCGACGCCCTGCCCGCCGCGGAGCGGGAGGCGTGGTTCGTGCGGGCGGAGGCGGCGGTGGCGGCGTTGCAGGCCCGGGTGCCGGACGCCCCGGCGGGATTCTACTTGGAGAGCCGGCTCGCAACGGCGGCGGGGGACGACGCCCGACAGCTTGAGGCCCTGCTGAAGACCTCAGCCCGAGCGGATGCTGGATGGGGCTCCTTCCTGCTCTACGACGCCTTCGGCGACAGCCCCGATCCGGACCGGACGGCAGTTGCGGATGCGGCGCTGGCGGAGGCGCGGCGGTTTGCGCCGGAGAACGCGTGGGTTCTTCTTCAATACCTCCAGTGGGCGACGGAAAATAAAGAGCCGGAAACCGCCGCCGCGTTCGCCGATCTGCGAACACAGGTCGCCCCCTACGCCGACGGCTTCGCCCTGCGGCAGAACGGCGACGTGCTGCCGCTGATCGAGGCCGGCGAGGCGGCCGCGAAGGCCGGCGACTGGAACACCGCCCGCCGCAACGCAACCCTGCTGTTCAACGTGTTGCGGGCCGAGGAGGTCGTTCGCAGCGATCGCCTCGCGGTGCAACGGCACCCGCTGGATTTTTTAGTCACCGATCTCCCCTCCACCTTTTATGACGCCTCCGGCCTGTCCCGCACGCCGGAGGCGACGGCGATCCCGGTTCAATTCGAACCCTTCGCCGGCCCGGCCGCGGCGCCGGAGGTGGCGGGGGCGCTGGCGATTGAGACGGCGAACCTCGACCTACTCGGCGGCGAGGAACTACTTATCCTGACCGGCGACACCGTGCGGGCGTTCTCCCGGGACGCCGGCGGGCCGTGGGCGGAAACGCTGCGGTACGACCTGCCGGCCGATCAATTCGACGGACTGCTCGCCGCGGACCTGGACCTCGACAACGCCGCCGCCCCGGCCGCGGCGGCGGGACGTAACGGCCCCGCGGTCGCCTGTCACACGGCGGACCCGGACCTCGTGCTCTGGGGGCCGGGCGGCGTGCTGGTTCTGGAGAACCGCCTGCAAGCGGACGGCACCCGTGCGCTCGTGCCCGTCGCCGATCAGGCGGCGTTGAACGCGTTAGAGGGCGTGTCACTGGTCGCGGCGGCGGACCTTGATCAAGAGGGGGACCTCGATCTGGCCGTGCTGTCCGAGGGCGGGCCGTCGCTGTGGTTCAACCGCGGCAACCTCACCTTCGAGAACCGCACCGGCCGGTCCGATCTCGGCGAGAAGGCGTTCGCGGCGACGGATGTGCTCGCGGTGGATCTCGACCGCGACGTGGACCTCGATCTGCTCTGGGGAACCGCCGGGGCCGCCGCCCCGGTCGGCGTGTGGGAGAACCTGCGGCACGGGGAGTTCCGGGCTCAAATCGAATCGGCCGGCGGCCCGCTCGGCTTCGAATTATTGGACGCGGACGGCAACGCCAGTTGGGATCTCGCCGTCGCCGACGGCGAGCGGGTGCGGCTGCACACGTCCGTCGCCCCCGCCCCCGGCCGGCTGCGGTGGAGCGAGCCGCGGACGATCTCGGAGTTCCCCGCCACCCGCCTGCGAAGCTTGGATCACGACAACGACGGCCGCGTCGACCTGCTCGCCTGGGGGCCGGACGGCGTGCGGCTGCTCCGCAACGCGGCCGGCGGTTGGGAGGACGTCTCCGACCGCCTGCCGGCGACGCAGGGACGAATTCAAGACGCACTGCCCCGCGATTTGGACGGCGACGGCGACCTCGATCTGGTGATGCTCGTCGTCGACCGGGTCGTCGTGTGGGAGAACCGCGGCGGGGACGCGAACGACTCGCTGCAGGTCGCCCTGCTGGCGGAGTTCGACAACGACGGGACCGACCCGAAACGCACCAACCACGTCGGCCTCGGCAGTTTATTAGAACTGCGGCGGGGGCCGGTCTATCAGGCGGCGGTCGTGCGGGACGCCGTCACCCACTTCGGCCTCGGCCCCAAAACCGACGGTCCGGCCGGGGAGGCGCTGCGGGTTCTCTGGCCCAACGGCATCCCGGAGGTCGTCCGCGAGCCGACCGGCGGGGCGCTCTGTCACCCGCAAAAGCTCGGCGGTTCCTGTCCGTATCTTTATACGTGGAACGGGGAGCGGTTCATTTTCGCCACGGACCTCTGT
Coding sequences within:
- a CDS encoding CRTAC1 family protein, which codes for MPAPRSRPSFVTVLLIALCPLGCGERAPEPPPPFSPPPPTAPPAPTGPPAFSDVTEEVGLHFTRFDARTPDANGRIAGGRRMSEWTGGGVVAFDYDLDGRPDLLFPQGCEWTDGAVPPSSEPNPAAPADRRGRLFRNVDGEQFEDVTDAAGLVLTGYGQGAAAGDLDGDGFPDLFVCNAGTNRLLRNEGDGTFTDVTAAAGLTPHPDGTDWTVSAAIADLNGDGLPDIYEANYLTGRDVYTKICRTGDDPPRACSPNGFPAAADRLWLNLGTGLFAEATDLAGLAVGPGLGVLATDLDGRPGNEIYVANDQRPNHLYIRTDDRRGGPPQFREAAVAAGVATSGAGESEAGMGLAAADLNADGRPDLFVTNYEGESNTLYTSLSRAGPLLYEDATRRSGLFEPGYETLGFGAAFLDHDADGDEDLIYVNGHIDDFTHRGSPLFMRPALLENVGGGRFEPVPPVAAGAFFDTPALGRGLARLDWNGDGRDECVATRLNGPAVLLKNEATTCTTVSLRLVGTTSDRDAVGAAVTVSAPTAEGVPSGPRTKWITAGDGYLSGDEKRLTFGLGATPSGTSLDVSVRWPGGATERFAGVTAAGRFLLVQGAGSTILKSP
- a CDS encoding FG-GAP repeat domain-containing protein, yielding MTAPARRRSFVLLAGLLLAALAVGLAVWLWMRPSVPEPAEAARLVRVHNEAVAALEAGDPAAADPLLAELIEERIPAAMGLNVAAIRNRAVGAVLAIDAESGDALPAAEREAWFVRAEAAVAALQARVPDAPAGFYLESRLATAAGDDARQLEALLKTSARADAGWGSFLLYDAFGDSPDPDRTAVADAALAEARRFAPENAWVLLQYLQWATENKEPETAAAFADLRTQVAPYADGFALRQNGDVLPLIEAGEAAAKAGDWNTARRNATLLFNVLRAEEVVRSDRLAVQRHPLDFLVTDLPSTFYDASGLSRTPEATAIPVQFEPFAGPAAAPEVAGALAIETANLDLLGGEELLILTGDTVRAFSRDAGGPWAETLRYDLPADQFDGLLAADLDLDNAAAPAAAAGRNGPAVACHTADPDLVLWGPGGVLVLENRLQADGTRALVPVADQAALNALEGVSLVAAADLDQEGDLDLAVLSEGGPSLWFNRGNLTFENRTGRSDLGEKAFAATDVLAVDLDRDVDLDLLWGTAGAAAPVGVWENLRHGEFRAQIESAGGPLGFELLDADGNASWDLAVADGERVRLHTSVAPAPGRLRWSEPRTISEFPATRLRSLDHDNDGRVDLLAWGPDGVRLLRNAAGGWEDVSDRLPATQGRIQDALPRDLDGDGDLDLVMLVVDRVVVWENRGGDANDSLQVALLAEFDNDGTDPKRTNHVGLGSLLELRRGPVYQAAVVRDAVTHFGLGPKTDGPAGEALRVLWPNGIPEVVREPTGGALCHPQKLGGSCPYLYTWNGERFIFATDLCWAAPIGLQLAEGVFAPTRAWEHVKIDGADLKPRDGRYELRVTCELWEADYFDRIELTCVDHPPGTHVFTNEKVGPPELVEPRLYAAVTLHEPVAARVRSGEEEAGAWRDVLETIRKRDEDYVRPFELKRTQGYTAPWTLELDLAGSPRAGAVLLLTGWTFPTDTGLNVALSQNPDLPGPRPPTLLMETAEGWETVLPNAGFPGGKTKTIALPLPDFRSDDRRVRLSGTQELYWDRAAWCVPGKVEVRETQAELLSADLRYRGFSARRWPEGGHGPDQFDYQNVTAEQIWPPMAGPFTRFGDVRELLTAADDRQAVLASGDEIALSFAAPPLRDGWMRDFIISSIGYDKDANLHTVHGQTVEPLPHAGMTRYPPPPGEPFPDTPALRDYLKDYQTRPADARAFWRAVRDQAEDVTP